CGGGCACGCCGATCGCCGAGACCTCGCGCACATCGGGATGTGTCAGCAGCGCCTCCTCGACCTCGCGCGGATAGATGTTGGTGCCGCCGGAGATGATCACGTCCTTGGAGCGATCCGACAGCGTCAGGAAGCCGCCTTCGTCCAGCCGTCCGACGTCGCCGGTGCGCAGCCAGCCGTCCTTCAGCGTCTCCGCATTGGCTTTCGGGTTGTTCCAGTAACCGAGCATCACCGCGGTGCCCTTGGCCTCGACCTCGCCGGTTTCGCCCGATGGCAGCGGCTGGCCGTCGGCGCCGGTGATGCGGACCTGCATCACGCTCTGCGCGTGCCCGACGGAAGCGAGGCGCTCGAGATAGCGCGGATGGTCGGTACGCTCGTGCCATTCGCGGCTGAGCGCGGTGATCGTCATCGGCGACTCGCCCTGGCCGTAAATCTGCACGAAGCGCTGACCCATGGTGGCGATGGCGTCGCGGATATCGGCGAGATACATCGGCCCGCCGCCATAGATGATGGTTCGGATGCCCTCGCCGTTCTCGCCGCGGCGCTTGGCGGCATCGACCAGCCGCCGCACCATGGTGGGGGCGGCGAACATCACGACGTTGTCGAGCTGCCGGCCGAGATTGAGCACTTCATCCGGATCGAAGCCTTTCGATTCCGGGACGACATGCCGGCCGCCGATGCGAACATGGGGGAAATGATACATCCCCGCGCCGTGCGAAATCGGCGCGGCGTAGAGCGAGGCGTCATCAGGGGTCGCATGATCGACATCGGCGAGATAGCACAGCGACATCGCCACCAGATTGCCATGGCTGATCATCACGCCCTTGGGCCGGCCGGTCGTGCCCGAGGTATAGAACAGCCAGGCGAGATCGTTGACCTCGCGCGGAACCGGCGCCGGCGTCCCCTCGCCATCACGCAGTTTGCGGTAGGCCTCGCTGTCCATCGACAGCGTCATCATTGCGGCGGGCAGATCGCTCCCGGCTTCGGCCAAAGCCTCGATCGTATCGTCGGAGACGAAGGTCAGCTTGGCGCCGCCATCGCTGCAGATCCATGCCGCCTCGCGGCCGTGCAGCTTGGCGTTGATCGGGATCGCGACCGCGCCGATCCAGAAGATGCCATACAAGCACTCCAGATATTGCGTGCAGTTGGTCGCGAACAGGCCGACGCGATCGCCGGGCGCGATGCCGTAATCGCGCGACAGCGCAGCGCCGACGGCCGCCGCACGCCGCGCGAAGGTGGCATAGTCCGCATCGAGATCGAAGCCGGTCAACAGCGCCGGCGAATGCGGGCGGAGACGCGCGGTCGCCGCCAGCCATTCGGCAATGTTCATCGCTTAGGCCTACTTCGCGGGCTCCAGCAGCGAGACGTAGTTCGCGACTGCGGCGCCGCCCATGTTGAAGATGCCCGCGAGCTTTGCATTCTTGATCTGCATGCCCTCGGGCGCCTGGCCAACGAGCTGCATCGCGGTCATCACATGCATGGAAACGCCGGTGGCGCCGATCGGATGGCCCTTGGCCTTCAACCCGCCGGACGGATTGACCGGCAGCTTGCCGTCCTTCTGGGTCCAGCCTTCCTTGATGGCGCGGGCGCCCTGCCCGCGCGGCGTCAGGCCCATCGCCTCATACTCGATCAGCTCGGCGACGGTGAAGCAGTCGTGGGTTTCGACAAAGGACAGATCGGACAGCTGCACGCCGGCCGATTGCAGCGCGCGCTGCCAGGCCACGGTGCAGCCTTCGAACTGCAGAATGTCGCGCTTGGACATCGGCAGGAAATCCTGGGCATGCGCGGTAGCGCGGATGTTGACCGCCTTGCCCATGGTCTTGGCGGTCTCCGCGTCCGTCAGCACCAGCGCGGCCGCGCCGTCCGACACCAGCGAGCAGTCGGTGCGCTTCAAGGGGCCCGCGACGAACGGGTTCTTCTCGCTCTCGGAGCGGCAGAATTCGTAGCCGAAATCCTTGCGCATCTGCGCATAGGGATTGGCGACGCCGTTCTTGTGGTTTTTGGCGGCGATCATCGCCAGCGCATCGGACTGGTCGCCATATTTCTGGAAATAGGCCTGCGCGATCTTGCCGAACACGCCGGCGAAGCCGCCGGGGGTATCGCCGTCTTCGGGCAGATAGGAGGCGCGCAACAGGTTACGGCCGATTTCGGTCGGCGGCGTCCGCGTCATCTGCTCGACGCCGACCACCAGCACGATCTTGGCCGCGCCCGCGGCGATCGCCCGGATGCCCTGATGCACCGCAGCCGAACCGGTGGCGCAGGCGTTCTCGACGCGCGTCGCCGGCTTGAACCGCAAGGCGGGGTCGGCCTGCAGCACCAGGGATGCGGTAAAGTCCTGCGGCGAGAAGCCGGCGTTGAAATGGCCGAGCACGATTTCGTCGACGTCGGCGGCCGTAATCCCGGCATCCGCCATCGCCTCGGTCGCGACCTTCACCACGAGGCTTTCGACGGTCTCGGT
The genomic region above belongs to Bradyrhizobium sediminis and contains:
- a CDS encoding AMP-binding protein, encoding MNIAEWLAATARLRPHSPALLTGFDLDADYATFARRAAAVGAALSRDYGIAPGDRVGLFATNCTQYLECLYGIFWIGAVAIPINAKLHGREAAWICSDGGAKLTFVSDDTIEALAEAGSDLPAAMMTLSMDSEAYRKLRDGEGTPAPVPREVNDLAWLFYTSGTTGRPKGVMISHGNLVAMSLCYLADVDHATPDDASLYAAPISHGAGMYHFPHVRIGGRHVVPESKGFDPDEVLNLGRQLDNVVMFAAPTMVRRLVDAAKRRGENGEGIRTIIYGGGPMYLADIRDAIATMGQRFVQIYGQGESPMTITALSREWHERTDHPRYLERLASVGHAQSVMQVRITGADGQPLPSGETGEVEAKGTAVMLGYWNNPKANAETLKDGWLRTGDVGRLDEGGFLTLSDRSKDVIISGGTNIYPREVEEALLTHPDVREVSAIGVPDPDWGEIVVACVVLEDGARPDDAKLDAHCLASIARFKRPKRYVYLDALPKNNYGKVLKTELRAMMKK
- a CDS encoding acetyl-CoA acetyltransferase produces the protein MTASIVGWAHTPFGKFDTETVESLVVKVATEAMADAGITAADVDEIVLGHFNAGFSPQDFTASLVLQADPALRFKPATRVENACATGSAAVHQGIRAIAAGAAKIVLVVGVEQMTRTPPTEIGRNLLRASYLPEDGDTPGGFAGVFGKIAQAYFQKYGDQSDALAMIAAKNHKNGVANPYAQMRKDFGYEFCRSESEKNPFVAGPLKRTDCSLVSDGAAALVLTDAETAKTMGKAVNIRATAHAQDFLPMSKRDILQFEGCTVAWQRALQSAGVQLSDLSFVETHDCFTVAELIEYEAMGLTPRGQGARAIKEGWTQKDGKLPVNPSGGLKAKGHPIGATGVSMHVMTAMQLVGQAPEGMQIKNAKLAGIFNMGGAAVANYVSLLEPAK